Proteins encoded by one window of Crassostrea angulata isolate pt1a10 chromosome 9, ASM2561291v2, whole genome shotgun sequence:
- the LOC128163730 gene encoding solute carrier family 22 member 21-like isoform X2: MDYDDVIQELGSFGKFQRRILFFISIPLLLTGFGAPATSFILVNQPHRCKIPSYENDTYAIQSVSHQEIINRTIPRTSEGSYAECTIIVNGTEQKCSQWVYDQSQFIRTVTSDFNLVCDNTIIRSHLKTTYLFGFMAASVVSQLSDIFGRRPMLLGLYTLNVIVVFSIPFSISVPMFAALRFFEGLCNLASYQVAFVMVIELVGPVPRVYVANWSLIAWCFGLFLFTLLVYCERNWFYLMLWLAVPTIPSLVLWIPGVITESPRWLLARGRTTEASKILTKMARANNAQKKFDASKIKKEPDPGIRVILRELFHSKLLLKRLAIITSNWFVVSFIYYGLTTNVGSLGGNMYENFALLVLMELAGTSVIFFLNITGRRPVHLVSIFGCCIASIGSIMLIQFAEHSLYWLHILVALVSRFGISALFAVLYVYTGELFPTVVRSIIIGTVNMGARIGSMISPYLYDITDGKLGKMLPLIVYAVLTITVGLVSLRLPETNKRKLTETVEEAGQGCKIPSYENDTYAVQSASHQEIINRTIPRTPEGSYAECTIIVNGTEQKCSEWVYDQSQYIRTVTSDFNLVCDNIFLRSHLKTSYLFGFLVASVVSQFSDIFGRRPMLLGLCTLSVVVVFSIPFSVSIPMFAALRFFEGLCAMAFYQVAFVIVIELVGPVDRVFAANLSKILWCFGEFLLILLVYFERNWFYLMLWLAIPTIPPLVFWIPGVITESPRWLLARGKIAKAAQILTKIARTNNVQKEFDANKIKKEPDPGIRVILRELFHSKLLLTRLAIVTSNWFVVSFIYYGLTMNVDSLGGNLYENFALLVLVELAGYCVVFFLNFTGRRPVHLMSIFGCGIASIVSVLLIQFAEQSLYWLHILVALVSRFGISALFAVLYVYTGELFPTVIRSIVMGTVSIGARTGSMISPYLYDIIKGKLGKMLPLIVYAVLTITVGLVSLRLPETNKRKLTETVEEAGLTVDIRTSEELDLDRVPAE, translated from the exons atGTAAAATTCCATCTTACGAGAATGACACGTATGCCATACAGTCTGTTAGTCATCAGGAGATAATAAACAGAACAATTCCTAGAACTTCCGAGGGATCATATGCAGAATGCACCATCATAGTTAATGGAACAGAGCAGAAGTGTTCTCAGTGGGTTTACGATCAATCACAATTTATTCGAACTGTAACCTCAGAT TTTAACCTTGTATGTGACAATACTATCATCCGATCTCATCTTAAAACAACATACTTATTTGGATTTATGGCAGCTTCTGTGGTATCTCAGTTATCTGATAT TTTCGGACGACGACCCATGCTTCTGGGTCTCTACACGTTGAATGTCATTGTTGTCTTCTCCATCCCGTTCTCCATCAGCGTTCCTATGTTTGCTGCTTTGAGGTTTTTTGAGGGACTGTGTAATTTGGCCAGTTATCAAGTTGCATTTGTTATGG TTATAGAACTAGTTGGTCCTGTGCCAAGGGTTTATGTCGCCAACTGGTCGTTGATAGCATGGTGCTTTGGCTTGTTTCTCTTTACTCTTCTTGTTTACTGTGAAAGGAACTGGTTTTATCTAATGCTGTGGCTTGCCGTACCAACAATCCCATCATTAGTACTCTGGAT CCCTGGTGTGATCACAGAGTCTCCAAGATGGTTGCTGGCCAGAGGAAGAACTACAGAAGCTTCTAAAATACTGACAAAAATGGCCAGGGCGAACAACGCGCAGAAGAAATTTGACGCcagtaaaataaaaaaggaacCGGATCCCGGAATACGCGTCATCCTACGTGaattatttcattcaaaacTCCTCCTTAAAAGACTAGCAATCATCACCAGCAACtg GTTTGTAGTGTCTTTTATATACTACGGATTAACAACAAATGTCGGTTCTTTGGGCGGTAATATGTACGAGAACTTTGCACTATTGGTTTTGATGGAACTGGCCGGAACTagtgtgatttttttcttaaacattacTGGAAGAAGACCGGTGCATTTGGTATCCATATTTGGCTGCTGTATTGCATCGATAGGATCTATCATGTTGATTCAATTTGCAGAGCACT CTTTGTATTGGCTTCACATCTTGGTAGCTTTGGTTTCGAGGTTTGGTATTTCCGCGCTTTTCGCCGTTCTCTACGTGTACACGGGTGAACTGTTTCCCACTGTCGTAAGAAGTATTATCATTGGAACAGTTAACATGGGAGCTAGGATCGGGTCCATGATCTCCCCTTATTTGTACGACATA ACTGATGGAAAGCTGGGTAAGATGCTGCCCCTGATTGTGTACGCGGTCCTGACTATCACTGTAGGACTGGTGTCCCTCAGACTGCCAGAGACAAACAAACGGAAACTGACTGAAACCGTGGAAGAGGCGGGGCAAGG ATGTAAAATTCCATCTTACGAGAATGACACGTATGCTGTACAGTCTGCTAGTCATCAGGAGATTATAAACAGAACAATTCCTAGAACACCCGAGGGATCATATGCAGAATGCACCATCATAGTTAATGGAACAGAGCAGAAGTGTTCTGAATGGGTTTATGACCAATCACAGTACATTCGAACTGTGACGTCAGAT TTTAACCTTGTGTGCGACAATATTTTCCTTCGTTCCCATCTCAAAACATCCTATTTGTTTGGATTTCTGGTGGCATCAGTGGTATCACAATTTTCTGACAT CTTCGGACGTAGACCCATGCTGCTTGGTCTGTGCACATTGAGTGTTGTGGTTGTCTTTTCCATCCCGTTCTCCGTCAGTATCCCTATGTTTGCAGCTTTGAGATTTTTTGAAGGGCTGTGTGCAATGGCTTTCTACCAGGTTGCATTTGTAATAG TAATAGAATTGGTCGGACCGGTAGACAGGGTCTTCGCCGCCAACCTATCTAAGATTTTGTGGTGCTTTGgagaatttcttttaattctgcTGGTCTATTTTGAGAGAAATTGGTTTTATTTGATGTTGTGGCTTGCCATACCAACTATTCCACCTCTTGTATTTTGGAT CCCTGGTGTGATCACAGAGTCTCCAAGATGGCTGCTGGCTAGAGGAAAGATAGCTAAAGCTGCTCAAATACTGACAAAAATAGCCAGGACAAACAACGTGCAGAAGGAATTTGAcgccaataaaataaaaaaggaacCGGATCCCGGAATACGCGTCATACTACGTGAATTATTCCATTCAAAACTCCTCCTTACAAGACTAGCTATCGTCACCAGCAACTG GTTTGTGGTCTCCTTCATTTATTACGGGTTGACAATGAATGTTGATTCGCTTGGCGGGAATTTGTACGAGAACTTTGCACTCTTGGTGCTAGTCGAGCTGGCCGGATACTGTGTTGTCTTCTTTCTTAACTTCACCGGACGACGACCTGTACACTTGATGTCCATATTTGGTTGTGGTATTGCATCTATAGTGTCCGTCCTGCTAATTCAATTTGCAGAACAAT cTCTTTACTGGCTTCACATATTGGTAGCTTTGGTTTCGAGGTTTGGAATTTCCGCGCTTTTCGCCGTTCTCTACGTGTACACGGGCGAACTGTTCCCTACAGTCATCAGAAGTATTGTGATGGGGACCGTCAGCATCGGCGCCAGAACAGGATCTATGATTTCTCCTTATTTGTACGACATT ATTAAGGGAAAGCTGGGTAAGATGCTGCCCCTGATTGTGTACGCGGTCCTGACTATCACTGTAGGACTGGTGTCCCTCAGACTGCCAGAGACAAACAAACGGAAACTGACTGAGACCGTGGAAGAGGCGGG CCTCACGGTGGACATCAGAACCAGTGAAGAGTTAGACCTAGATCGGGTACCGGCTGAGTAA
- the LOC128163730 gene encoding organic cation transporter-like protein isoform X1: MDYDDVIQELGSFGKFQRRILFFISIPLLLTGFGAPATSFILVNQPHRCKIPSYENDTYAIQSVSHQEIINRTIPRTSEGSYAECTIIVNGTEQKCSQWVYDQSQFIRTVTSDFNLVCDNTIIRSHLKTTYLFGFMAASVVSQLSDIFGRRPMLLGLYTLNVIVVFSIPFSISVPMFAALRFFEGLCNLASYQVAFVMVIELVGPVPRVYVANWSLIAWCFGLFLFTLLVYCERNWFYLMLWLAVPTIPSLVLWIPGVITESPRWLLARGRTTEASKILTKMARANNAQKKFDASKIKKEPDPGIRVILRELFHSKLLLKRLAIITSNWFVVSFIYYGLTTNVGSLGGNMYENFALLVLMELAGTSVIFFLNITGRRPVHLVSIFGCCIASIGSIMLIQFAEHSLYWLHILVALVSRFGISALFAVLYVYTGELFPTVVRSIIIGTVNMGARIGSMISPYLYDITDGKLGKMLPLIVYAVLTITVGLVSLRLPETNKRKLTETVEEAGQGCKIPSYENDTYAVQSASHQEIINRTIPRTPEGSYAECTIIVNGTEQKCSEWVYDQSQYIRTVTSDFNLVCDNIFLRSHLKTSYLFGFLVASVVSQFSDIFGRRPMLLGLCTLSVVVVFSIPFSVSIPMFAALRFFEGLCAMAFYQVAFVIVIELVGPVDRVFAANLSKILWCFGEFLLILLVYFERNWFYLMLWLAIPTIPPLVFWIPGVITESPRWLLARGKIAKAAQILTKIARTNNVQKEFDANKIKKEPDPGIRVILRELFHSKLLLTRLAIVTSNWFVVSFIYYGLTMNVDSLGGNLYENFALLVLVELAGYCVVFFLNFTGRRPVHLMSIFGCGIASIVSVLLIQFAEQSLYWLHILVALVSRFGISALFAVLYVYTGELFPTVIRSIVMGTVSIGARTGSMISPYLYDIIKGKLGKMLPLIVYAVLTITVGLVSLRLPETNKRKLTETVEEAGQGLTVDIRTSEELDLDRVPAE; this comes from the exons atGTAAAATTCCATCTTACGAGAATGACACGTATGCCATACAGTCTGTTAGTCATCAGGAGATAATAAACAGAACAATTCCTAGAACTTCCGAGGGATCATATGCAGAATGCACCATCATAGTTAATGGAACAGAGCAGAAGTGTTCTCAGTGGGTTTACGATCAATCACAATTTATTCGAACTGTAACCTCAGAT TTTAACCTTGTATGTGACAATACTATCATCCGATCTCATCTTAAAACAACATACTTATTTGGATTTATGGCAGCTTCTGTGGTATCTCAGTTATCTGATAT TTTCGGACGACGACCCATGCTTCTGGGTCTCTACACGTTGAATGTCATTGTTGTCTTCTCCATCCCGTTCTCCATCAGCGTTCCTATGTTTGCTGCTTTGAGGTTTTTTGAGGGACTGTGTAATTTGGCCAGTTATCAAGTTGCATTTGTTATGG TTATAGAACTAGTTGGTCCTGTGCCAAGGGTTTATGTCGCCAACTGGTCGTTGATAGCATGGTGCTTTGGCTTGTTTCTCTTTACTCTTCTTGTTTACTGTGAAAGGAACTGGTTTTATCTAATGCTGTGGCTTGCCGTACCAACAATCCCATCATTAGTACTCTGGAT CCCTGGTGTGATCACAGAGTCTCCAAGATGGTTGCTGGCCAGAGGAAGAACTACAGAAGCTTCTAAAATACTGACAAAAATGGCCAGGGCGAACAACGCGCAGAAGAAATTTGACGCcagtaaaataaaaaaggaacCGGATCCCGGAATACGCGTCATCCTACGTGaattatttcattcaaaacTCCTCCTTAAAAGACTAGCAATCATCACCAGCAACtg GTTTGTAGTGTCTTTTATATACTACGGATTAACAACAAATGTCGGTTCTTTGGGCGGTAATATGTACGAGAACTTTGCACTATTGGTTTTGATGGAACTGGCCGGAACTagtgtgatttttttcttaaacattacTGGAAGAAGACCGGTGCATTTGGTATCCATATTTGGCTGCTGTATTGCATCGATAGGATCTATCATGTTGATTCAATTTGCAGAGCACT CTTTGTATTGGCTTCACATCTTGGTAGCTTTGGTTTCGAGGTTTGGTATTTCCGCGCTTTTCGCCGTTCTCTACGTGTACACGGGTGAACTGTTTCCCACTGTCGTAAGAAGTATTATCATTGGAACAGTTAACATGGGAGCTAGGATCGGGTCCATGATCTCCCCTTATTTGTACGACATA ACTGATGGAAAGCTGGGTAAGATGCTGCCCCTGATTGTGTACGCGGTCCTGACTATCACTGTAGGACTGGTGTCCCTCAGACTGCCAGAGACAAACAAACGGAAACTGACTGAAACCGTGGAAGAGGCGGGGCAAGG ATGTAAAATTCCATCTTACGAGAATGACACGTATGCTGTACAGTCTGCTAGTCATCAGGAGATTATAAACAGAACAATTCCTAGAACACCCGAGGGATCATATGCAGAATGCACCATCATAGTTAATGGAACAGAGCAGAAGTGTTCTGAATGGGTTTATGACCAATCACAGTACATTCGAACTGTGACGTCAGAT TTTAACCTTGTGTGCGACAATATTTTCCTTCGTTCCCATCTCAAAACATCCTATTTGTTTGGATTTCTGGTGGCATCAGTGGTATCACAATTTTCTGACAT CTTCGGACGTAGACCCATGCTGCTTGGTCTGTGCACATTGAGTGTTGTGGTTGTCTTTTCCATCCCGTTCTCCGTCAGTATCCCTATGTTTGCAGCTTTGAGATTTTTTGAAGGGCTGTGTGCAATGGCTTTCTACCAGGTTGCATTTGTAATAG TAATAGAATTGGTCGGACCGGTAGACAGGGTCTTCGCCGCCAACCTATCTAAGATTTTGTGGTGCTTTGgagaatttcttttaattctgcTGGTCTATTTTGAGAGAAATTGGTTTTATTTGATGTTGTGGCTTGCCATACCAACTATTCCACCTCTTGTATTTTGGAT CCCTGGTGTGATCACAGAGTCTCCAAGATGGCTGCTGGCTAGAGGAAAGATAGCTAAAGCTGCTCAAATACTGACAAAAATAGCCAGGACAAACAACGTGCAGAAGGAATTTGAcgccaataaaataaaaaaggaacCGGATCCCGGAATACGCGTCATACTACGTGAATTATTCCATTCAAAACTCCTCCTTACAAGACTAGCTATCGTCACCAGCAACTG GTTTGTGGTCTCCTTCATTTATTACGGGTTGACAATGAATGTTGATTCGCTTGGCGGGAATTTGTACGAGAACTTTGCACTCTTGGTGCTAGTCGAGCTGGCCGGATACTGTGTTGTCTTCTTTCTTAACTTCACCGGACGACGACCTGTACACTTGATGTCCATATTTGGTTGTGGTATTGCATCTATAGTGTCCGTCCTGCTAATTCAATTTGCAGAACAAT cTCTTTACTGGCTTCACATATTGGTAGCTTTGGTTTCGAGGTTTGGAATTTCCGCGCTTTTCGCCGTTCTCTACGTGTACACGGGCGAACTGTTCCCTACAGTCATCAGAAGTATTGTGATGGGGACCGTCAGCATCGGCGCCAGAACAGGATCTATGATTTCTCCTTATTTGTACGACATT ATTAAGGGAAAGCTGGGTAAGATGCTGCCCCTGATTGTGTACGCGGTCCTGACTATCACTGTAGGACTGGTGTCCCTCAGACTGCCAGAGACAAACAAACGGAAACTGACTGAGACCGTGGAAGAGGCGGGGCAAGG CCTCACGGTGGACATCAGAACCAGTGAAGAGTTAGACCTAGATCGGGTACCGGCTGAGTAA